In the Glycine max cultivar Williams 82 chromosome 6, Glycine_max_v4.0, whole genome shotgun sequence genome, AAAGTATTTGTAGATTTTTGTACTtgaagtataaaaaatttattaatttatttcctttatactttatattattttttcactatttaaattgataataatatttatttagtattttaattgtttccatctatcattaaatatttttcaaatttatttataattaattaatactaataaattattataaaacaaaacttACATCTCGAAATGGAATTCTTTTTATAATAGATTATAGATTGATTTATATTCTCTCCTATAAATTTATATAGCCGAGtattattcttataatttcaaaagtttctaatataaattgtaatatttttttttctaggttAGAAATTATGGGTGTCAATCAACTCCTCGACAGAGACTAATCCCGTATACAATGTGTTTTTATCGTTGacccaagaaagaaaattttacacTAAATGAAAATCGAATACAGATTCTCTtgttaaataaatcattctcACTTATGTGAATTTAACGAAATTTTACATCACTACATCAATCTTTTAGGTTAGATTGtaacattttaatttgtatatgttAAGTTTTTCCTTAAGGATGATATTGACATATATACAATTTACAAACTTTGaattagattaaattttaaaaataccaaatatagtcaaatccttttttattcACTTTTTATGATCTCATGAAGCCAAGTAatagaaaaaatgtatttaattctattaattgatatttttaaaattatgaatttggaTTCTTTAGTGTCCCCAATTGGAAAAAATTTAATGGAAGAGTAAGAgagtgtaattaattaaaagttaattaaaattcataataagcataacttaaaaataaatttattaattcccatatatttaacacacaaaaggatatatatatatatatatatatatatatatatatatatatatatatatatatatatattcaaattaaggAATGATGATAATGAgtttgtttgtttaaacttgtctttataaaaaatatttttaataaaataaattatttttttactttttattgtgtttgtttatttatttttttaaaaagtagataattatttttgtttttttaaaataccttTATAAAGAgcactttttatataaaaaaaaaatataaacaaactgATCCAATGTTAGTGGTGGAGACTTTTGTTTGTCACTTATACCTTCATACATCAATATACTTTTTacctttaacaaaaaaaaaaaaaactaggttgaattgaatttcattattttgaggAAAATAAGTAAAACTAATATAATTAAAGCATTGAAAGAGTCAATTAAATTAGTAaccttatataaatattttttataaagaaaaatagaaggatCAAATTGGTTATTTTCTCTGAGAAAATAGTTATCTCGAAATTTCTCAACAACTTTTTTCATTAACTTGTAAACTACTTTAGATAATCAGCTATAGTAAactagtttgaaaaaaaaaaacattatcacaCGATAATCTCAtccacattaattattaatacatGATATAAAAGTATACATTACACGtagaaaaaaatagttgtgCATCCACaagtaaaattacttttatttcaaccaaacaaaataaaaaagaaagattgaaaaggaaaaaaaataaaaaaggctaAAATTTGTCTCTAGTGCTTTGAATCCCCAAATGGGTCCACATACCACACCACAGCATTCAATGAAAACCatgaacaagaaaacaaaaagcaaaaaaataataaaatttgagttGTTAGATATCTCCACAAAGCATGCCGAACAAACAACAACACCAACACCTCTCTGCTCAACTCAAGTTGTTCACTACCGATTCCTAATGCCAAGCTTCTTAACACCTTCACAACATTCACAtcacaaaaacactcaaaaCGATGTCGTTTCACCCCAACCCTAACCTCAACACCGCCGCGACCACGGAGCCCCTCAACCATATGGTCCTCGCCATGCACCTCTCCGACCCCAAATccaaaaccctaaccctaatccCCAATTCAACCCTAATCATACTGGACCGAACCCTTCTTCTCTCCGACGAGCTTCTCCTCCGAATCCTCTCCAAGCTCCCCGATTCTTCGCAGCAGCGAAACTCCAATTCCTTAGTCTGCAAACGCTGGCTGAACCTCCAGGGTCGCCTCGTCCGAACCTTACGCGTCCTCGATTGGAGCTTCGTCCTCTCGGGTCGGTTAATTAACCGTTTCCCGAACCTCAACCACGTGGACCTTGTTCCAGGCTCGTTTACTTCTTCTTCTGTCAACACGACAACTACCATTGTGGTGAGCCACAGGCTCCTTTCGATGCACGTGGATTCCGCGTGGCGAATCGGCGTAGAAAAAAACCTGTTACCGGTTGAAACAGTTGACGCCGGGCTCAAATCCCTTGCTAGTGGATGCCCTAATTTACGCAAGCTCGAGGTGGCAGGTTGCAGCGAGGTTGGGATTTCAACGATTGGCGCCGAGTGTGCTACCTTGCAGGAGCTGGAGCTGCAGAGGTGTGACGACGCCGTTTTGGGAGGTGTTGCAGGGTGTGAGAATTTGCAGATTTTGAAGATAGTTGGGTGTGTGAAGGGGTTTTATGAGTCCGTGGTTTCGGACATTGGGCTAACGATTTTGGCGCAGGGGTGTAAGAGATTGGTGAGATTGGAGCTTGTTGGTTGCGAGGGGAGTTTTGACGGTGTGAAGGCGATCGGGCAGTGCTGTGTGATGCTGGAGGAGTTGGTCATTGTGGACCACAGAATGGACGATGGGTGGCTCGCCGGGGTTTCGTATTGCGAGAATTTGAAGACTCTGAGGGTTCAATCGTGCAAGGTGATCGACGGGAGCCCCGGGTTGGAGGAGCATTTGGGGTGCTGTGAGGCGCTCGAGAGAGTGCATTTGCACAAGTGCCAGGTGAGGGATAGGAACGCCGTGGGGGCGTTGTTTTCGGTGTGTAGGAATGCCAGGGAGATTGTTCTTCAGGACTGTTGGGGGCTGGATGATGCCACCCTGAGTTTGGCAGTTGTTTGCAGGTAATGTAATGTGAtctagggattttttttttttttacttggatgCAATTGTTtaggtataatattaaaattggaGTTTTATTTGGGTAATTAGTGTAACAAAGGTTTTGCATTAAATGCTAACGGCCTAACATATGAACTGAAGTGTGAAATTATGATTCTGATTGGAGAACAACACCAAGAGCACTTGAAAACTGAATAtaagttttgtccttttttGTTTCTAGTTGATTTTTCACattgaatatgaatttgtaaatgtCCAATTGAAATTGGTCCATGATGAAATTTGGGTATGCCTCttttgaattaaaagaaaacctCTTGAGATAGGATTTAGTTAGAATGCATGGAGCAATGTACAGATTTTTAGTTCTGCAAATGGATTGTCATTTATTGGAAGATTGTTGTTAGTATTtgcaataattactttaaaatccAGATTTATGGTGATTTCTAATGGGTTGAGAGTGTAAAATCCTTGTATTGACACTTGAGACAGTGTAttaaaattgaactaaaaaaatatccatgtttgtttaaattttggaTTGCCATGTATtttaaaagtgttgtttttgtaataattactttaaaagttgAGAGAGTGTAAGgcaaaattaaactcatgaaGATATACccatgtttttgaattttttatttataatatttttggttAACTGGACCTGTTTTAAATTAAGGATAGATGTACCTTTATTCTCTtacattaatcatttttttcactTCAATATTGTCAAATTCGTGAAATTTTGGTGTGTGGGTGTAAAATTATTTCCTAGTATTCTATGCATTGGTAATCTGGTTTGCAGGTGTAGGAGAAATCTTAAAGTTTATGAAGTTGAAAATAAGTAATTATAACTTTTGGGGTCAGTGTGGTGGTCCAGGTGTTTGTAAgggtttattttgaatttttccatATTTGTAATCTTCAGTTGGGGATCactttatattaaaatgtatGGTTTCTACTTTCTTGCAGCATTTAAGAACATACTTTTGATATCTTCATTATTTATCATGTTTAAAAGTAGTTATGTTATGGGTATCCTTAGTTGATAAGTTATATGGATGTGTCCCTAAATATTGGGGTTATTTGCAAGTTGCATAACAGTTGTTGTTGGTCTATTTTCAGGCGGGTAAAATTGTTTTACGTAGAAGGATGCTCATTGCTTACAACAGAAGGTTTGGAGTCCGTAATTGAGCACTGGAAGGAGCTAGAGTGCCTTAGAGTAGACTCatgtaaaaacataaaagatagtGATATCTCTCCTGAACTTGCAACCTTATTTTCCACTCTCAAAGAGTTGAAATGGAGGCCAGACACAAAATATCTTTTCGAATCTGATGTGGGTGTAAGCATGGGAAAGAAAGGTGGTAAATTTTTCAAGAGAACATGACATGATGATGCAAACTGTATTCATTATGTAGTCAGAAAATCTAGGGCCATGGTATTAGGAACAGATATAATTCTTACTCACTGATTATAGTGGAAATTTGTACCAATATGTAATCACGTAGTTAGTTTAGATGGTTAATAACTAGATATTGACAGGGGGAGATTATTACTTTTTACCCTTCACCTAGTGATGTAATTATGTATAAGCCCCAACCCATGTTGAAATTGGGTAACTTTGTTCCCCTGCAGCTTTTACTGTTCTTTTGTTTCTGCAATTAGAATAAGGAACCAAACTAGAAATGTAATTGTATGTAAGCAGAACACATAGTTGACTCCAAGCAGAGAATTGGATGCCTTTGTTTcgcagattttatttatttgcaattgttgaagtttggaagtaaCAATGCAACCCTTGTCTCTGGGACTGATGCCATAAAGTTAGCATGGTCGGGTTGTTTAAATGTCACAAGCAATAGAATTTGGATACTATGTAAAACATCATTGTCATTTAAGAGTGGAAATGAAGGTAATGTGATAATCGTTTGAATAATAGAAATGTCGACAAATTTATCTTTAAGACTTAAGTTTTGACACAATTGAGTATTACTTTGTATCTGAaaagaattaattttcttaaaaaaattagagaaacatttgttaagaaaataagttaattgagagtgtaaaataattttatattgttatttaattataaattattgtgtataataagtttgttgatttttataataattatttaaaaagttataatagtaataatttttgtttggttaataatataaaatctttttatactaaGAGTgcataattaataaattcttatatattatcaaagGTAGTAGTTTgaagtaacaattttttttattacatagtTTGAAGTAACAATGCAGCCGTTGTCTGTGGTCCTATGGCATATTTGGATGTCGAAAAGTTTGCAAGGGATTATTGTTTTAATGTCAAGAGTAATTAttaaccaaaaagaaaatgtcATGAATAATTGAAATTGGATGTCTATGTAAAACTCCATCGTCATTTAAAAGAGTAAATGGGTGCAATGATTATGCTTGTCTTATATATGTACTTCAATAAGTATAACCACATCACAAAAACATGAACTACAAAATaggaactatttttttaaactatttattatcattaaaaataaattatcaagatAATCGTTTAAAGTTATTTCCGTACCgcattaattcttttaaatgtCAACAAttgtgtaaaattttatttctgatTGAAGAAGATAAATCAGAACTTTGAGAAGTGAGaactttgtgttttttttcttcctataaTGGTGAGAACTTTACTTTCTAAACTAGGATTTCTAACTTATAGTATAGGAATAGATTATATTggatcgtttttttttttttttttttttatcaacatcctaaatttaaatatgaaagtcTTACAAGGTGGTAAGTTATGTTAGTGTTTAATCTATAACTTTTCCAGATAAACTATGTCACGGATAGTTTTCATCAACATCTTTAATTTGAATCTAAAAgtcttataaaatgataaattctgGTAGTGACTAATCTAACTTTACCAGATAAACTATTTTACGGTTGTtaacttcttttatcttctttaaaaaaaaagttcttttCATCTTATCccatagtttttctttttttgacaaaatcttATCCCATAGCCAACAACctaattttataacaaaaaaaacattattaaattaaatcaatcttacattaactttcaattttaaaattatacaacaaGTTTAAAcgcaaacaaatttttaaataacatctatattctccttcatcttcataaCCGTATAtcacttacaattttttttcttttacttttatctctaaattaaataaattatcaatagtGATATGATTACTTTATATCTGaatcttaatttttcataatttcgaatctttaaatttaaaatatacctgcacaaaaaaaaaaaaaaaggtttgggTCTGAGTGAGTCTGACAAAACCGTGAATCCACCCACGCCTTTGCCGCAAAATTTCCCATCAAAGAATTTTAACGGTCCCAAATCACGTAAACAAACCCTTCCACGTCACACACCCGGCCCCACACTCCTCACTTTCTCGGCGCGTGTCTCACACGTGCGTCCCCAAAACACCCTAATAACACATCAAGTTCACAGTGTCATCCATCACTGCCAAACCCAAAACCTAGAACACTCTTCATCCCTCTCAAACACCAACAACACTCATATAAATATTCTttaccatttaattttttttttttgtcctgcATTGGATATATGATATTCTCCGTCCAATTAGGTCATACACTAATTATACGAATTTGGCTTCTATGCTGTTTCTGTATTCcattaaaatcatataattttcatgatttttagacttaaatatcaccattaaatattaacataattgttatgcattattattttaagtactccaataaaattatataatttttatgatttttagaattaaatatCACCACTAAATATTAACACAATTgttatgtattattattttaatagaaCAACATAAAACAGGAAAGACAGAG is a window encoding:
- the LOC100781577 gene encoding F-box protein At5g07670, with product MSFHPNPNLNTAATTEPLNHMVLAMHLSDPKSKTLTLIPNSTLIILDRTLLLSDELLLRILSKLPDSSQQRNSNSLVCKRWLNLQGRLVRTLRVLDWSFVLSGRLINRFPNLNHVDLVPGSFTSSSVNTTTTIVVSHRLLSMHVDSAWRIGVEKNLLPVETVDAGLKSLASGCPNLRKLEVAGCSEVGISTIGAECATLQELELQRCDDAVLGGVAGCENLQILKIVGCVKGFYESVVSDIGLTILAQGCKRLVRLELVGCEGSFDGVKAIGQCCVMLEELVIVDHRMDDGWLAGVSYCENLKTLRVQSCKVIDGSPGLEEHLGCCEALERVHLHKCQVRDRNAVGALFSVCRNAREIVLQDCWGLDDATLSLAVVCRRVKLFYVEGCSLLTTEGLESVIEHWKELECLRVDSCKNIKDSDISPELATLFSTLKELKWRPDTKYLFESDVGVSMGKKGGKFFKRT